One Fretibacterium sp. OH1220_COT-178 genomic region harbors:
- a CDS encoding DUF2339 domain-containing protein, which produces MALLVFFVVLWVILSPILIMVKTSDLGDRLNRRIDDLEKRIDALRRGAAHPQVPEEPLSASLPPREVPPDLQHREEPEASPLAPEPSEPPSRSVPEHFEGPIVLPGASAEAAFDIDVPSAPFEPEAMEKPVVEDAVPDDATTPAPAGGSPFREPGPVAVAWSRLLAWLLAEGNIWVCMGVLLFLVGFGLLFNYAIQAGLLTLEMRLAAAAVTGILMVAFGFRMRLRRRTYALVLQGGGMGVLYLVVLAAAKFHSLPIDMPILPEGPAVGAMLFLSVVTVVLALLQDYEPLALFAVLGGFAAPLLIQVGTRNPVMLFSACTLLNLEILVIAFRRRWRLLTRMGFLLSVAVSLFWGRYNWRPELFSSAEPFLLAFLVTYTLITVRFALVPGEKGALDAANGGPRHEADMPLTLLVPLVFFLLQSHIAGHFVYGMALTCLGLGAGYLLLGAWLRRKGERCHPMMWRLFVALSVLFSNLVLPYAFERVLPSAVWAAEGAFLVIAACRYGSVKTLLGGIVLQMGALVLYAPELARVDLAAESRLSPILGSGILFSVALWCSGFWITRFRPREASPLHGNKWERWLTGVLDTNLRPACAVFSWILTAAGTLWWWWTLGDQVPRIGLPWLSAFSVACLTALAGSWASLRFHWPAARLLLFGPLIAGLLWTLGTLPLDLSPIIPDIFGTERSLTANALIYAAAFGLSLRLHHKTETGFQGLELLHFASLFVGLTLAGEALRQWGAPFGPDWARLLSILPLTTLLLHVSRVRERSFFSGPPESLAAAAGLPLLLKLPAFIGSFAWKGSSVQGIFVPFLNPLELWQAAFILSCVLWFRCLFAGDAHPFGLFRRGICSLLFVWVNQIAARAAWWYSGDSYSSIWEVLKSPHYQGIAAILWGILGLAGILRGKQTGSRPLWHAGAGLLAVDMVKLLFVDLNHSTTLTRIIAFLVLGGLFLLIGWAAPLPPREATPKGARDTAEQRSGE; this is translated from the coding sequence ATGGCGTTGCTTGTGTTTTTCGTGGTTTTGTGGGTGATCCTATCCCCGATCCTGATCATGGTGAAAACGAGCGACCTGGGGGACCGTCTGAATCGCCGCATTGATGATCTGGAGAAGAGGATCGACGCACTGCGAAGGGGCGCCGCCCATCCGCAGGTTCCGGAGGAGCCGCTCTCGGCCTCCCTCCCTCCTCGAGAGGTGCCGCCCGATCTTCAGCATCGGGAGGAGCCGGAAGCCTCGCCCCTTGCGCCCGAGCCCTCCGAACCTCCGAGCAGATCCGTCCCTGAGCACTTCGAAGGCCCCATCGTCCTTCCTGGAGCGTCGGCTGAGGCCGCATTCGACATCGATGTCCCTTCCGCGCCCTTCGAACCGGAGGCGATGGAGAAACCCGTTGTCGAGGACGCCGTTCCCGACGACGCGACAACGCCTGCCCCGGCCGGGGGCTCCCCGTTCCGCGAACCCGGCCCGGTCGCCGTCGCGTGGTCCCGTCTCCTCGCCTGGCTGCTTGCGGAGGGGAACATCTGGGTCTGTATGGGCGTGCTCCTCTTCCTGGTGGGCTTCGGCCTGCTCTTCAATTACGCAATTCAGGCCGGTCTGCTGACCCTCGAGATGCGCCTGGCGGCCGCGGCCGTTACGGGAATCCTTATGGTGGCCTTCGGCTTTCGCATGCGGCTGAGGCGCCGTACCTACGCCCTCGTCCTCCAGGGGGGCGGCATGGGCGTCCTCTACCTCGTCGTTCTGGCCGCAGCGAAATTCCATTCGCTTCCCATCGATATGCCCATCCTGCCGGAGGGACCGGCCGTCGGCGCAATGCTCTTCCTTTCCGTCGTCACCGTTGTCCTGGCGTTGCTGCAGGACTACGAGCCCTTGGCGCTCTTCGCGGTCCTCGGCGGCTTCGCTGCCCCGCTCCTGATTCAGGTCGGAACCCGAAACCCCGTGATGCTCTTCTCCGCCTGCACTCTGCTGAACCTCGAAATCCTGGTCATCGCCTTCCGGCGCCGCTGGCGCCTGCTGACCCGTATGGGCTTCCTCCTCTCCGTTGCCGTCTCCCTGTTCTGGGGCCGGTACAACTGGAGGCCGGAGCTTTTCTCCTCGGCGGAGCCCTTCCTGCTTGCGTTCCTCGTAACCTACACGCTGATCACGGTCCGATTCGCTCTTGTCCCAGGGGAAAAGGGTGCCCTCGACGCCGCGAACGGCGGACCGCGTCACGAAGCCGATATGCCCCTGACCCTCCTGGTCCCGTTGGTGTTTTTCCTCCTGCAATCCCATATAGCGGGGCATTTCGTCTACGGCATGGCCCTGACCTGCCTTGGGCTGGGAGCGGGTTACCTGCTCCTCGGAGCTTGGCTGCGCCGGAAGGGTGAACGGTGTCACCCCATGATGTGGCGCCTCTTCGTCGCGCTGAGCGTCCTCTTCTCGAACCTGGTCCTCCCCTACGCCTTCGAACGCGTCCTGCCGTCCGCCGTATGGGCGGCCGAGGGGGCGTTCCTGGTCATCGCAGCCTGCCGTTACGGGAGCGTCAAGACCCTTCTGGGGGGGATCGTCCTGCAGATGGGCGCCCTCGTCCTCTATGCCCCCGAGCTGGCTCGGGTCGACCTGGCGGCCGAATCGAGGCTGAGTCCCATCCTCGGAAGCGGCATCCTGTTCTCCGTCGCCCTCTGGTGCAGCGGGTTCTGGATCACGCGTTTCAGGCCGCGTGAGGCATCCCCTCTGCACGGCAACAAATGGGAACGCTGGCTGACGGGCGTTCTCGACACCAATCTGCGTCCGGCCTGTGCCGTTTTTTCCTGGATCCTGACCGCGGCGGGAACCCTCTGGTGGTGGTGGACTCTCGGCGACCAGGTCCCGCGCATCGGTCTTCCCTGGCTCTCGGCCTTTTCTGTCGCCTGCCTGACCGCTCTTGCCGGATCCTGGGCCTCTCTGCGCTTCCACTGGCCGGCGGCCCGCCTCCTCCTGTTCGGCCCCCTGATCGCCGGGCTTCTCTGGACTCTGGGAACGCTGCCCCTCGATTTGTCCCCCATAATCCCCGACATCTTCGGCACCGAGCGCAGCCTGACGGCAAACGCCCTCATCTATGCGGCCGCGTTCGGACTGTCGCTCCGTCTGCACCATAAGACGGAGACGGGCTTTCAGGGGCTCGAGCTTCTTCATTTCGCCTCCCTTTTCGTCGGTCTGACGCTTGCCGGCGAGGCCCTGAGGCAGTGGGGGGCGCCATTCGGTCCGGACTGGGCACGACTCCTCTCCATCCTGCCCCTGACGACATTGCTGCTCCACGTATCACGGGTACGCGAGCGTTCGTTTTTCTCGGGGCCTCCGGAATCCCTCGCCGCGGCTGCAGGACTCCCCCTGCTGCTGAAGCTCCCCGCCTTCATCGGCAGCTTCGCCTGGAAGGGATCCTCCGTCCAGGGGATATTCGTCCCCTTCCTGAACCCCCTCGAACTCTGGCAGGCCGCCTTCATCCTGTCGTGCGTTCTCTGGTTCCGCTGCCTCTTTGCCGGGGACGCCCATCCGTTCGGACTCTTCCGGAGGGGGATCTGCTCGCTCCTCTTCGTCTGGGTCAACCAGATTGCAGCGCGGGCGGCGTGGTGGTACTCGGGCGATTCGTATTCCTCGATCTGGGAGGTGCTGAAGTCACCCCACTATCAGGGGATTGCAGCCATCCTGTGGGGCATCCTGGGCCTCGCGGGAATCCTGCGGGGAAAGCAGACCGGCAGTCGTCCGCTCTGGCACGCGGGTGCGGGGCTACTGGCAGTGGACATGGTCAAACTGCTGTTCGTCGACCTGAACCACAGCACCACTTTGACCCGCATCATCGCCTTTCTCGTGCTGGGTGGACTCTTTCTGCTCATCGGATGGGCCGCACCGTTGCCCCCAAGGGAAGCGACCCCCAAAGGCGCACGCGACACGGCCGAGCAACGCTCGGGAGAGTGA
- a CDS encoding DUF3999 family protein, which produces MAGNKRSRRWATGVVLTLALLTPLRSWGKVSEKPVSRTDFVHQYEIAGTGLDGALHRFSIPPAVYGGLIQSQNHDLAVFDSNGEIVPFAVVSDVADSEAPPVRSEVSLPFFELPGDNRDGAERRTPVDVSVRIDADGRIVELRESRLRHGGADRRYLLDLASVFPGGDPNSYRLDLRVSGDAELNAKIDVLRSDNLRDWSTVCQDVSLIRLRRGDARLDSGEIELLRAPGRYLVLEVRGAGPAFTLTEVRCSFLVRQGSAEDGFAEFGGVPAPDRHVVDYDLGGAFPVTQLDFVLREPGLYRVNYSSRSAPEMPWRAPGEAVLFKVRTSDGAFRANAAISIVRREDRYWRLIFEKNFSAPPPRLRIGWHSGTVYFLAQGQAPWVLAFGSGRTGMGLQTPHLLRNLHPSTAVEAAIGAPLAPKPDKGANAGHGRLNGAEWQRRLVWGLLILGAFLLSGIAWRLLRSGPGPEN; this is translated from the coding sequence ATGGCTGGAAACAAACGTTCGAGGCGCTGGGCAACGGGGGTTGTATTGACGCTGGCCCTGTTGACGCCCTTAAGGTCCTGGGGGAAGGTCTCGGAAAAGCCGGTTTCCCGCACGGATTTCGTTCACCAATACGAAATTGCGGGGACGGGGCTCGATGGAGCGCTTCACAGGTTTTCGATCCCGCCCGCGGTCTATGGCGGACTGATTCAATCCCAGAACCACGATCTTGCCGTCTTCGACTCCAATGGAGAGATCGTTCCTTTTGCCGTGGTTTCGGATGTTGCGGACTCCGAGGCGCCCCCGGTTCGATCCGAGGTGTCCCTGCCGTTCTTTGAACTCCCCGGAGACAACCGAGACGGCGCGGAGAGGCGGACGCCTGTGGACGTCTCCGTGCGGATCGATGCGGACGGCCGAATTGTGGAGCTCCGGGAGAGCCGCCTGCGCCACGGGGGGGCCGACCGCCGTTACCTTCTCGATCTCGCCTCCGTCTTCCCCGGCGGAGATCCGAACTCGTATCGGCTGGACCTCCGAGTCTCGGGAGATGCGGAGCTGAATGCAAAAATCGACGTCCTTCGAAGCGACAACCTTCGCGACTGGAGTACGGTATGCCAAGACGTCTCCCTGATTCGGCTTCGAAGGGGAGATGCGCGCCTGGACAGCGGCGAAATCGAGCTGCTGCGCGCTCCGGGCCGTTACCTTGTGCTGGAGGTGCGGGGCGCAGGTCCGGCATTCACCCTGACGGAGGTGCGCTGTTCCTTTCTGGTGCGGCAGGGATCTGCCGAGGATGGCTTCGCCGAGTTCGGTGGCGTACCGGCACCCGACCGTCACGTCGTGGACTACGATCTCGGGGGAGCGTTCCCCGTTACTCAACTCGACTTCGTTCTGAGGGAGCCCGGGCTGTATCGAGTCAACTATTCCTCCCGTTCCGCACCCGAGATGCCATGGCGTGCCCCCGGTGAGGCGGTGCTGTTCAAGGTCCGCACGTCGGACGGAGCCTTTCGGGCAAATGCCGCCATAAGCATCGTTCGGCGCGAAGATCGTTACTGGCGCCTGATCTTCGAAAAGAATTTTTCCGCACCGCCGCCTCGCCTGAGGATAGGATGGCATTCCGGAACCGTATATTTTTTGGCCCAAGGCCAAGCCCCATGGGTCCTCGCCTTTGGGAGCGGCCGAACGGGCATGGGGCTGCAGACTCCTCATCTGCTTCGAAACCTGCATCCGAGTACGGCCGTGGAAGCGGCGATCGGTGCCCCCCTGGCCCCCAAGCCGGACAAGGGGGCGAACGCCGGGCACGGCCGCTTGAATGGAGCCGAATGGCAGCGTCGACTGGTCTGGGGTCTTTTGATTCTGGGGGCTTTTTTGCTCTCCGGAATCGCCTGGAGATTGCTGCGCTCCGGCCCGGGGCCGGAGAACTAG
- a CDS encoding M20 metallopeptidase family protein, whose translation MSMWEKCKELQDYIVGIRRDLHQIPEVGTDLPKTQAMIAAELDKLEIAYRKNKGDSGIIGTIEGGKPGKTILLRADIDALPITEQTGLPFASKHQGCMHACGHDTHAAMLLGALRILNEHKDELSGNVKFVFQTGEEISKGARIAIQEGVMDGVDAVFGIHIGSILGPDVPAGTLIAVPGCCMASFDRFILKVHGIGCHGSTPEKGVDPITIASNIVLSLQEVIAREIAAPKAAVLTIGKIAGGFAYNVIPDEVLIEGTIRSFEDPIRQHLAKRIGEIAQGIASTFRGSCDYEMDWGAPPVVNDEAMAELAGVAAKKALGAEHVLTAQPAPNMGGEDFAYYLEKAPGAFMFLSSANHEKHTDVPHHNPKFDVDESVLHMGSAVFVSIVEDFLGR comes from the coding sequence ATGAGTATGTGGGAGAAATGCAAAGAGCTTCAGGACTATATTGTTGGCATCAGAAGAGATCTTCACCAGATTCCCGAGGTCGGAACGGATCTCCCCAAGACGCAGGCAATGATTGCCGCCGAGTTGGACAAGCTTGAGATTGCCTATCGGAAGAACAAGGGAGACTCCGGCATTATCGGCACGATCGAGGGCGGCAAGCCCGGCAAAACGATCCTCCTGCGCGCGGATATCGACGCCCTGCCCATCACGGAGCAGACGGGATTGCCCTTCGCGTCGAAACACCAGGGGTGTATGCACGCCTGTGGTCATGACACCCACGCCGCGATGCTGCTCGGTGCCCTGCGGATCCTGAACGAGCACAAAGACGAGCTGTCCGGCAACGTCAAATTCGTCTTCCAGACGGGGGAGGAGATTTCCAAAGGGGCGAGGATCGCGATTCAGGAAGGCGTGATGGACGGAGTGGACGCCGTTTTCGGGATTCACATCGGCTCCATACTTGGCCCCGACGTCCCCGCCGGAACTCTGATCGCCGTCCCCGGCTGCTGCATGGCCTCCTTCGACCGGTTCATCCTCAAGGTCCATGGAATCGGCTGTCACGGTTCGACGCCTGAAAAAGGCGTGGACCCGATCACCATTGCCTCCAACATCGTCCTGTCCCTACAGGAAGTGATCGCCAGAGAGATTGCCGCTCCCAAGGCCGCGGTTCTTACGATCGGCAAGATCGCCGGAGGCTTCGCGTATAACGTCATTCCCGACGAGGTCCTTATCGAGGGAACGATCCGCTCTTTTGAGGATCCCATTCGCCAGCATCTCGCCAAGCGGATCGGCGAGATCGCCCAGGGAATCGCCTCGACGTTCAGGGGCAGCTGCGACTATGAGATGGACTGGGGCGCTCCCCCCGTCGTCAACGACGAGGCCATGGCCGAACTTGCCGGTGTCGCGGCGAAGAAGGCGCTGGGAGCGGAGCACGTCCTCACCGCTCAGCCCGCGCCCAACATGGGGGGCGAGGACTTCGCTTACTACCTCGAGAAAGCCCCGGGAGCATTTATGTTCCTGAGCTCAGCCAATCACGAAAAGCACACCGACGTTCCGCACCACAACCCCAAGTTCGACGTGGACGAGAGCGTACTCCATATGGGAAGCGCCGTCTTCGTCAGCATCGTCGAAGATTTCCTGGGGCGCTGA
- a CDS encoding preprotein translocase subunit YajC has translation MSLGILYVLGIFLLIYLFSILPAKRKHRRIRAMHDAVKAGDEIVTLGGIIAEVQSRDGEEVELRINGSGTTMRVLIYAVQSIRKSAQ, from the coding sequence ATGTCCCTTGGCATACTGTATGTGTTGGGTATTTTTTTGTTGATATACCTTTTCTCGATTCTGCCGGCAAAAAGAAAGCACAGAAGGATTCGCGCCATGCACGACGCCGTTAAGGCGGGGGACGAGATCGTAACGCTCGGGGGAATCATAGCGGAAGTTCAGTCCCGAGACGGCGAGGAGGTCGAGCTGAGGATCAATGGATCCGGAACCACGATGAGAGTCCTGATCTACGCCGTGCAATCCATCCGCAAATCCGCGCAATAA